The window ACAATATATTAATATCAACTAAAAAatgcaacaaacacaaatacacatgctCTGCCTTTCTGCTCCAGCTCAACTTCCTTCTAAAGTCCAGTTtggtttttcaaacacagctgaATATCCACTCTGAATGGAagagaaaaatgacatcattgaaTACTATGAATTAATTAACGCAGAAAGGAAACCAGACTGTGTTTTCAGCAGTGAGACATGAGAGCTCGCTACATGCTGTGTGTTAGTGTCAACACTAAAACAGCCCTTGAAATATATCTGTACATGAGGAGGATCAATATAAAAGGAATTGGATTTTCAACAGTGGAAAGCTGAAGCCTAATAACCACGCAATCATAAATCTCTCTGACAAGGTGAGTTATGATGAGAAATGTCCACGAGCTCCACATGCATCCAAGCAGAGGACCACAACTCAAACACTCTACATGTTAGTGCCTATCAAAGTTTAGGTTTAGAAAATGACGTCATAGCCATCCATCAAAATCTGGTGAAATGTCCTTATGGGTTTGTTATTCTTTAATCAGAGAATATGCAGCATAATCCGCCAGACCCCAACAGCACATTTTGCGCCACCCCATATAGTTCATGCAGAAAGCACCTCTGACACAGCAGACTCTCACTTATGGGAACTAAGCGgattgccaaaaaaaaaaaaaaaagagacttgacGGGAAATCAAGCAAACCCTTCAACTCATACTGTCAGGGAATGTGAAGTAGGGGGTGGGTGAGCGCAGTTCAGCCTTCCACTGACAACATGAGCGCTGACACCATTCAGATGGACAGCACTTTGTTCTAAAGTACTACACATAGACTGCTGACAGAGACATTACATAATCCCAACACATGGTGAAAactacattttgaaaatgtgtaatATCTGCAGGAAAGACGAGCTCATCCGTATTCCGTTTCCGAATTCTGCTTTGTCGGCAGATGCTCCAAAAACAAGTGCTGCCTGTTCCAGGAGGCACGGAGTGCTGTGGGGGCCAGAAATAGCTCTAGTCAGGTAAGCATGAATGATGTAACGGGAACAGAAAGGCGGCTCTCTGCCAAGTCTCATAGTCTACGACACCGACAGCCGCGGCCCGGCCTTTATGAATGAAGAACGCTCAGGGCCTTAAAGACGCCCGGGACTGACTCAGTGCAGGGACAGTcagcagggtggagggggggggaggaggtggagggcagGGCACGACAAATGTGGGGGAGCATCCGTAACGGGCTGGACATATTAAAGGTGACTTTGAAACCACTTTCATTTTACATGTCTGGGACCTCAAAAATAACCTCCAGGCGCTCATTCACTGACCAGGGTTGGCTCCGATTTGGAGCCTAAAAGGATTTGTTGACNNNNNNNNNNNNNNNNNNNNNNNNNNNNNNNNNNNNNNNNNNNNNNNNNNNNNNNNNNNNNNNNNNNNNNNNNNNNNNNNNNNNNNNNNNNNNNNNNNNNNNNNNNNNNNNNNNNNNNNNNNNNNNNNNNNNNNNNNNNNNNNNNNNNNNNNNNNNNNNNNNNNNNNNNNNNNNNNNNNNNNNNNNNNNNNNNNNNNNNNGAgattcactcattcacacagcTGGCATCTTTATACGAGTGAATAAAACAACGTGCCGTTTGGCAACGGTGCCGTCCAAACGCGTCGCCGGTGACATTTCACCGAACCGCGCCGCGGTGCTTCCCGTCGAGGCTCCGGTGTGATTTACTGATCGATCAGCACAAACCCGGCTGCGCTGCTCCGGCTTACGTCACGCGAGACTTTTTTCTACCGATCAGACAGCCGGTGCGACCGAACCCGCGGtggaaagtgacaagtgaccgGTAGCATCGAACAGAGAGCGAGGGCTTGGATGTCCTCTCTTACCtcccacacacagcagggacaTCTCTGATTCGGTGTGAGCCGTACCCCGCCGTCCTCCACCGAGTGCTCCGTGATTTGTTTGGTCGGTCCCGTTCGTTCTCttggttacaaaaaaaaaaaaaaaaggatgggaaaaaaaaataatcaaaccgCCCACCCGTTACCCTAAATGGTACCGGAAACCAATTAGCGTCATGTCGGAACCGCCGGGTCTGTAGCTGCAGAGCTGTTGGTCTTTTGACAGCGCGAGTCACACAGGAGTgatatctcctcctcctcctcctcctcctcccccctcttcttccaCCTCTGCCCCCCTCTACTTCCACCTCTGCATTGCCTCAGCTCTCTTCCGCTGCTCCGCCTGCGCGCACCGCCATCTTGTTTCAGCGGCAGCACCCTGCGCGTCGCTCTGACGTCACGGAGGATGAGTAGCGGgcagggagaggggggcggggcgagGGGGACACGGACGGGATTGTGCTGAATCAATTGGGTGCCGCGAGTGTGGTGCGCTCAATGATGTCCTCGAACAATTTCCGTCATTGTTTTCAAAGTTACAAAGCATTTTAGAAAAGTTATTTTAAATCGCATATACCCAGCTTTTTGaaactgaatttaaaatgttttatattcattCAATTGCACTTGCACTGACAGACTCTTCAATAACTTTGGATACATGTCACCCATAAATTTGAAAAATATCAATAATATAATAGCTAGGGTAAACCAAATAGAGTCTAACAGAAATAACATTAACGTaggttgaattatttgcatgTATTATTTTCAGGGTGACATGCATGTGATACGATTACAACCATGTCAATTGTGGAATGTAAACTACTCCTCACATGCAGTCTTGAAAATAATATTAAGTCCTGTCTGTTCATTATAACATAGATCTCATGAAAAGTATACAAGATCAGGAATATTGAATTTATTTCTGTAGCTTtcatttttgtaatttatttggTCAATAAACAGATATGCTTTTGTTCTAACAAGTATATTACAAATTACTGAGTGACATTTGCATTCGAttgaaaacaaagacattttaatgAACTGAGATTCTAAAATTGTTTCATAGAATCCTATTCTTATATTTTGGGATAAGGTTAGCCGGGGAAACAGCCCCTGCAGCTTGATAGTATCTTGTATAAACCACTatatttcattcattgatttatttacagtcaacaataataattatttgtattatgCTGCGTCAAAGGtttacattcattttcaaaagCAGGACGTTGAGAGGAAACGATATCCGTTGTGTTGTGTCCATAAAGTTAGAAATTTGGAGAACAGTTTTGGGCAGATGTCTGAACTCTAACGGAGAGTTATTTAACTGTCTGGCAATGGCGATATTTGAAACGAAGAACAAAGAAAATTATTGTGCCATGCAAAAAAACTTTGAAGCTTATTTTAGATCAAAACAATCAAGTCAAGTCCTAGTGAGAGGGACATGGACCACACGCTCCGGAGGACACGTAGCAGTACCAGCAACAGACGCCAGAGGGCGGCAGCGGCTGTCGAGTAGTAGAAATACTTAAAGAGACGAAGAGCGTTGTTTACGCCTACACTCGTTTCAAGATGGCCGCTGGAGACAACAGCGGTAGGCCTCCGTGCCTTAATTTCTCCGGTCCGGGTCCTTTGGGAAACAGCCAGCCCAGCAACAGCGTGTTCTCCATGCCGGCATCCAACGGCGGCGGGGTCGGTTCGGCCGGCGGAGCGCAGGGAGCGGCGAGGCGGCCCAACCCGCAGCTGGGGCCTGGCGGCGGGGACGGCAACGCCGCTTCGAGCGGAGCTCAGCCGACTGCGCAGAACTCCCTGCACCAGTCCGCTGCGGCAGGTGCTGCGGCAGGCGGAGTAATGGCCACCCCGGCGTCCAACATGGCAGCCACCGCGGCGTCAAACGCGTCGGCGTCGTCGGCACCGAGCGCCGCTCCGGCGGCGGCTTCGGTGCTGGTGTACCGGGAGCCGGTGTATAACTGGCAGGCGACGAAGAGCACCGTCAAGGAGAGGTTCGCTTTCCTCTTCAACAACGAAGTGCTCAGTGACGTTCATTTTTTAGTCGGAAAAGGAATGGGTGTTCAAAGGATACCTGCGCACAGGTAATGTTGACAAACTCCAATGcactattttcttttcttcaaaataTCACCCTGGTAACCGTATGTctgaaacgtttttttcttttctttttgtggttgCTGATTGTTGACGTTGCCAGGTTTGTCCTGGCGGTCGGGAGCGCAGTGTTTGATGCCATGTTCAACGGCGGAATGGCGACGACCTCGACGGAAATCGAGCTTCCTGATGTGGAGCCGTCGGCCTTCCTGGCGCTGCTGAAGTAAGGGGCGTCGGAGGGCGGGCCGAGCAGTCCGGTCATGTCGGTGCTCTGAATGTGGGcgtgttctgttttgttttgtttctttgtcgtGACAGCATCGCGGAAATTACGGTCCGACAACGCAACATgcaattatatttatttgtcaACGTATTCAACGCTTGGAATTAATCAAGCAtactgcaaaaaaatacagcattGTCTGATACCACATGTGTACCTATTGCAGGTTTCTCTACTCTGATGAAGTCCAGATTGGGCCGGAGACGGTGATGACCACGCTATATACAGCTAAAAAGTATGCAGTGCCAGCCCTGGAGGCGCACTGCGTGGAGttcctcaagaagaacctgAGAGCAGACAACGCCTTCATGCTGCTCACGCAggtcagcttcccacagcaatGAATGGAGGACGGCTCTTAAATGTGACTTtatgttaaatgtgtttttttttttttttaatttgtcgtTTAAGGCTCGGTTGTTTGATGAGCCGCAGCTTGCCAGCCTTTGTCTCGAGAACATTGATAAGAACACTGGAGATGCTCTCGCCGCTGAAGGCTTTACGGACATAGATTTGGGTAACGCCCCTTTGTCAGCGTCATTATTGTCCCGTGTTAAATTTCAGATAAGCAAACAAACTGACCATTGAGTGTTTTTCTCTGCTAGATACCTTGGTGGCAGTTTTGGAGAGGGATACTCTCGGGGTGAGGGAGGTGCGTTTATTTGTTGCTGCGGTGCGCTGGGCCGACGCGGAGACTCacaggcagcagctgcagcccacGCCCGAGAACAAACGCAAAGTGCTGGGCAAAGCGCTCACGCTCATCCGCTTCCCTCTAATGACCATTGAGGAGTTTGCTGCAGGTGAGCAGAAACGCCACAAAACCCTGGCTTTTACCGATGTGCTAAAACACCCGCACAGCCTTTGCGTGATGGTTCTCCCCGGGTCTTGCCATCGCCCCGACAGGTCCAGCCCAGTCCAGTATTCTGACCGACAGAGAGGTGGTGAGTCTCTTCCTTCACTTCACCGTGAACCCGAAGCCTCGCGTTGAATTCATCGATCGGCCTCGCTGCTGTCTCCGCGGGAAGGAGTGCAGCATCACGCGCTTTGGCCAGGTGGAGAGTCGCTGGGGCTACAGCGGGACGAGCGACCGCATACGGTGAGTTTGGAGCAGAGAATTCTGAAAATGATTGTGCTTTTTACGTTTAAGTTAGTGAGGTTATATTAATTCAATGCAATCTGtgaatttgttcatttgtttgttgttttatgaacTAAAAATACCCATGAGTTTAGTGATCCATTGGACATGCATGTCCACGCAGTTCGCTATCAAACCCTCTTGATGTGTTTCCCTCTCAGGTTCTCAGTGAACAGACGGATATTTGTGGTTGGGTTCGGTCTCTACGGCTCCATACACGGACCCACAGACTACCAAGTTAACATACAGGTGTGCACCCCGAGCCCTTCCGGACATTTGTTTGGTTTCTCTGTACTGTCGGAATGTCGTATAACGTATTGGGGACGTTTGTGTCTGTTTTCTTCTCGGTGCAGATCATTCACACAGACAGCAACACGGTGCTGGGTCAGAATGACACCGGCTTCAGCTGTGATGGATCAGCCAACACCTTCAGAGTCATGTTCAAAGAACCGGTGGAGATTTTACCCAACGTCAACTACACTGCCTGTGCTACACTCAAGGTCTGTGACGTGTCGCTGATCTTACCAAGTACACTTGAAGCAGTTTGCTTTTTAGGAGTGCATTTCATTTTGGAAAAGGCTCGTGATTATTTACCCTCTTTGTTTGGTCTGTTAAATATTCAGAGCTAGTGAGAAATGGTTATCAAAGTTTGGCTCAATTTTTAAGTGGCTATTTTCGCTTGAACAGTGCACACatctaaaaatataaatgtaccctcatgaaagacacaaaaaacTGAGGCCGTTGACTAAATCTGTTGATTGAGTAATAAATCAATTGACTTTGCGTTTTTCAGCTATAGTTTCTTTGCCCCCATTGTGAACTTGGTACTGGCACTTGGCAGCGTTTGCTTTACCAGTTTATTCAacctctccgtctgtctgtctcgcaGGGCCCGGACTCTCATTATGGGACCAAGGGAATGCGAAAGGTAACACACGAGTCGTCATCCACCGGCACAAAGACGTGTTTCACTTTCTGCTACGCAGCGGGCAACAACAACGGCACTTCTGTTGAGGACGGACAGATTCCCGAGGTCATCTTCTACACATAGTCACCTCTGACATAGTAACGATCCTCCATCAAATGTGACAACCTGACACCAGCGCGGCGCCACACCTCAGCAGCCGTTTCTGGGGACTAATCTTTCAGACGTCATATTGTTCCCCCCATGTAGTGCACTACAGTTTGCCACATGGGAAGACAAATGGCCCTAAAGCAATGTAGGTCACTACATGGGGCGTAGCTTGTCATTTGAGATGCTGCCTCTTTATCAGCACCTTCTGTCGTCCCCCTTTGTGTTGTAATGATGCCAGCCTCTGCAACAGAAATGACTGTTACCGACTCCacgagggaggaaaagggggcgAGAGGGGCCTCTCAACATTATTCACCCTATCGATGTCACTGCTGTGGATTAACGGCATGAAGCTTGAAACTGAATTCTACTTAAACTGTACAATTCTCCTTCCTGTGCTCCACATAATTCGTTCAACGGAGTCGCAAACTGTATGAATGTACAGATCTGCCAAGACAAGATCCTCATCCCCGTTCAGTACAATTGAGTGTGTTTCACTCAATTCCATATCAGCTGTAACTTCCATAGAACAGTAGACCTCATAGTCTTTATAAACTCCTTGAACCAAACTTCATATTCATCTTGACAACATGATAATGTTAAGCAGTTGTGGGGTTTCTACATAAAGTACAATCTGTGATATCTTGTGTTCTTGCTTGGTAGTTGCCTATTCCCAAGATACCTTGCACTTCTCGGCCTTGCATATGTTCATTTGGTTGTTCTATAGATGCACACTAACTCTTAAAATAAGTTTCTTTTtagctttgttttaaaaagtgtgGACGGAAGAGCTTACCCTCTTGGTGTGGCAATTAAAGGGTTGTATATTAAAgtgtcatttattaacattatatATGTAACTTGAAAAAACTATTGATTAAAGCGTGAAGAAAGATATTTTGTTGCTTGTGTTTTTGGATAAAAACCAATCTCAGGAGTAACAGAATCAGGAGTTTATTCAAAATTATTGCTAAATAAAAGCCTAAACTAAACCATCAACCTTATTTTAGCATAGAATCTAGAGACATGGGAGCAGACCGGCTCTGTACGTCACGTACCAGCACATCTAAGGCCCACTAACTGACGCGGGGTTGTTTGGTGACTtcta is drawn from Gasterosteus aculeatus chromosome 3, fGasAcu3.hap1.1, whole genome shotgun sequence and contains these coding sequences:
- the btbd2b gene encoding BTB/POZ domain-containing protein 2; this encodes MAAGDNSGRPPCLNFSGPGPLGNSQPSNSVFSMPASNGGGVGSAGGAQGAARRPNPQLGPGGGDGNAASSGAQPTAQNSLHQSAAAGAAAGGVMATPASNMAATAASNASASSAPSAAPAAASVLVYREPVYNWQATKSTVKERFAFLFNNEVLSDVHFLVGKGMGVQRIPAHRFVLAVGSAVFDAMFNGGMATTSTEIELPDVEPSAFLALLKFLYSDEVQIGPETVMTTLYTAKKYAVPALEAHCVEFLKKNLRADNAFMLLTQARLFDEPQLASLCLENIDKNTGDALAAEGFTDIDLDTLVAVLERDTLGVREVRLFVAAVRWADAETHRQQLQPTPENKRKVLGKALTLIRFPLMTIEEFAAGPAQSSILTDREVVSLFLHFTVNPKPRVEFIDRPRCCLRGKECSITRFGQVESRWGYSGTSDRIRFSVNRRIFVVGFGLYGSIHGPTDYQVNIQIIHTDSNTVLGQNDTGFSCDGSANTFRVMFKEPVEILPNVNYTACATLKGPDSHYGTKGMRKVTHESSSTGTKTCFTFCYAAGNNNGTSVEDGQIPEVIFYT